The genomic region ACGACTATGGTCCTGGCCGGCTCGGCTCCGACGTTCCTTGCGGCGGTAACGAAAATATCGGCCTCGGGTTTCCCTTTGAGCCCCAGTGTCTCCGAGACCACGCCGTCCACCCGTGTCTCGAAAAGATCCAGGACGCCGGCTTTTTCCAGTATCATCTCGCAGTTCTTCGAAGAAGAGGCAACTCCCACTTTCACGCCGTGCTGCTTGACCTCCTTGATGAACTCTACCATAGGCTCATACCGTTCGACCCCGTCCTCCTCGAGGACCTCCCTGAAAAGCTCATTCTTCCTGTTGCCTATCCCGCATATCGTCTCTTTATTTCCAGGGTCGCTCTTTTCGCCGTAAGGCAGTTCTATGCCCCTCGATTCCAGAAAGCTCTGCACCCCTTCGTACCTGGGTTTACCGTCAACGTAAGGTAGGTAATCACCGTCATGGGTGAATTCCGTGAAAGGTTCGCCGTGTTCCTCCTCCCTCCGCTTCATGTACTCATCGAAGGTCTTTTTCCACGCATGCGCGTGTACCAGAGCCGTCTTGGTCACCACTCCGTCCATATCGAATATGATAGCGTCAAAATAAAAATCACTCACTTTAAACCACCCTTTCATGAAATGGTTGCCAGCACCGCCCGTACCAGGAAAGCGCCTTTTTATTAATGGGAAATAATTTAGTATTAATATTATATACTATATTATACGTGAAAATCTCATTTATTCAAATCCGTCATCCGGTTTACCCCGGATGCCGACCGTTTTTTATAGCTAATTCCACTTTTTCGAATGATGCGGTTCTTCCTCTTGAGAAGACTTGGTGCTGCGGAAACCCGTGAGGAATCGTGAGATCTTATTTAAGGCTTTCATATAGCGATTCCGATCCATTCATCACCAGATCCATGTCCTCGCTCTGGCCTTTACCTACTTTAATAAGAAAAGATGCTATGCTGAGATTAGTCCGCAGCATGAAAAGCTTTATGTTCCTGTCCAGATCCTCCGCCTTGAGGTCTCTTGCGGCAGCATAGGCTTCGACAAAACCCTCCATCCGGTATTTTTCGGTCACATGGGGCATCTCATGGAACTGGTACAGGAACTGCGAAATAAAGCAACCCAGATCCGATTCGGCAGAAATGACAAGCGAACTATCGAAATCTATCACCGAAACGAACAAAGTGCTTATGTCCCGCGCCCTGTCCTGGCCTATGATTATGTTCTTGGGATGAAAATCACCGTGGCACTGAACGAACCTGTCTCTCTCCTCGTCGAAGAGCTTTTTCTGGAGACGCTTCACCCGTTCGATGTAGCGGGCTGCTCTCTCCCTGTAGGGATTATGCGTTTGGCTGAACGAATCGAGATAAGAATCGAACTTTTTCACTTCCCGCTTAAGCGGGTTTTCCGCCTTTTCGATATCGAAACCGGCAGAATGCATTTTGGCAAGCCACTCGGCGGACATCTCAAGGTACATCGATCCTATCTCCGGGGAAACATAGCTAAGGGTATCAAAAAGAAGTTCCCCCCTCTGGCCTTCTTCAATATAGAGTTTCTCATCTTCATTTACGTCCAGGACCCTGGGGACCCTGTACTTTCCGGAATCAAAACCGTTATCGTGCAGGAATTGCCTGATCCTCAGGGAATTCTTGGATTTCTGCCAGTTCTTCTCGCCCTCGAACTTCTTCGTTATAAAGCGGTTCCTTGATTCGTCGGCGCCCTTTGTGCCCATCACTATTTCGGTCAGAATAAGATTGCTCCCCGCCCTGGGTATCTCTTTTACAAAAGGCATGCACCTGCCGAGCTTGATCTCCATGGCCAGTTCCGAAGGGTCCTTCACCGGATGAAAGAACTGGGTTGAAAAAAGCGCGGCGTCCTTTTCGTTATGAGCGTCGCTTCCGGCAACGGCGGTGAACCTGTGTTCGTGCCACATCTTAAGCGCCAGATGGTTCTCTTTCGGGGTATGGTTCACGTTGAATACCTCCACCCCGTCGATATGCGGGCTGGTGAGCTGCTCCGCCGAAGGCAGCTTCCCGGACCTGAATGGATGGGCCCATATTATCGCGGCATCAGGATAATTGGTCCTTATCTCTTCGAGGCGCATGTCTTCTTTGATCGTCTCCTCCGCCCCGTATACCAGTACATCGCCTATCTCGGTCCTTATCTCCTGTCCTGAGAGCACAAGGAAGTTCTTCTGCAATTCGGCTTTTTTCTTTATCCGTTCGATTTCAGAAGGAGACCATAAATAATTGTGCTCGGTTATGACCACGCCCTGCACGCCTTTTTTCAAGGCCTGCCTGATGAGGGAGAGCGGATCGGCCATACTGCACTTAGAGTGTTCGGCCGAATGAAGATGTATATCCAGCAGCATAGATCTTTTCCTTTTTATGTTAAAAGCCTACTCTATATCCCGAAAATATTCAATAAGAAAAGGGCGTCAGCGGGAGGTGCTCCAGCAAGCGGATCACGCTCTGGTGCTTTCATCATATCTTTCCTCTCAACACCGTTCAAAATGCCAGAGCGAACTGGGTAATGAACCTGTTATCCTTTCTGTCTTTGGGATACTGCTCTCTTACCTCATATGTCGCCCTTAACTTGGCAAAATCGTTGAACAGCAGACTCACCTGGGGGGTTATTCTCGTTTCTCTATCACCCGTATCGGGTATGAATTGGCCGAATCCCGCCAAAAATTCTATTCCCTTAAGGTACTTGTAGTCCAAGGGAAAGTTGTATGCCCCCCAAAGATAATATCCATACGCGTTCTCTTCACCCGCGGCCGGAAGGTCCTTGCGCCTGTAGATCAGCTCGAATTGCGCGTCAAAATCCCCAAGCCTGTAATAAGCATCCCCGCCTATGAGATACACGTCATATTCATCGTTCCTGTCCCACCGGCCCCAGGCGAACGAATTGCCCAGTTTGAAAAATCCGTGGTCCGTTTCAAACGCGTTGGACCAATTAACGGCAACGGGCATGTTATTGTTCGAAACCTCATTTTGTCCGTCCCCGAAGCTAGCCGCGTTATCCCCGTTCAAGACCGAAACGC from Candidatus Omnitrophota bacterium harbors:
- a CDS encoding phosphotransferase — translated: MLLDIHLHSAEHSKCSMADPLSLIRQALKKGVQGVVITEHNYLWSPSEIERIKKKAELQKNFLVLSGQEIRTEIGDVLVYGAEETIKEDMRLEEIRTNYPDAAIIWAHPFRSGKLPSAEQLTSPHIDGVEVFNVNHTPKENHLALKMWHEHRFTAVAGSDAHNEKDAALFSTQFFHPVKDPSELAMEIKLGRCMPFVKEIPRAGSNLILTEIVMGTKGADESRNRFITKKFEGEKNWQKSKNSLRIRQFLHDNGFDSGKYRVPRVLDVNEDEKLYIEEGQRGELLFDTLSYVSPEIGSMYLEMSAEWLAKMHSAGFDIEKAENPLKREVKKFDSYLDSFSQTHNPYRERAARYIERVKRLQKKLFDEERDRFVQCHGDFHPKNIIIGQDRARDISTLFVSVIDFDSSLVISAESDLGCFISQFLYQFHEMPHVTEKYRMEGFVEAYAAARDLKAEDLDRNIKLFMLRTNLSIASFLIKVGKGQSEDMDLVMNGSESLYESLK